In Companilactobacillus alimentarius DSM 20249, the following proteins share a genomic window:
- a CDS encoding type II toxin-antitoxin system RelB/DinJ family antitoxin has translation MAVKEKKRVQVQIDKELADNTEAVLSQLGLNPTTAINMFYKRIVADAALPFKPALSEAERANLSLLKATKETPVTEFKDAKEVADWLNDPDED, from the coding sequence ATGGCAGTTAAGGAAAAGAAACGCGTACAAGTCCAGATTGACAAAGAATTGGCAGATAATACCGAAGCCGTTTTAAGCCAGTTAGGTCTAAACCCAACTACCGCGATCAATATGTTTTATAAGCGGATCGTAGCTGACGCAGCATTACCGTTTAAACCAGCCCTGAGCGAAGCCGAAAGAGCTAATTTAAGCCTTTTAAAGGCTACCAAAGAGACACCAGTAACAGAGTTCAAAGACGCTAAAGAAGTCGCTGATTGGCTCAATGATCCAGATGAGGACTAA